The genomic window GAATAGCGCCCCGGCCAGTAATGCAAAACATCCGCGATCCAGAAATTGGACAGATACGCGAAATGAAACGGCATGCCGCCCGCGAGTTCCGGACCGGCAAAGCCGATCGTCATCATCAGCGCGAGCGTGATGAGCAGCAGATAGTAGATCGGGAAGATCCGCAGCGTGCGCCGGTAAAGAAATCGCTTGAGTTCCGCGGCGAAAGAACTCGAGCCGGCATCTATATAACTTCGCTGTGTCGTCAGTATGTCAGTGATGAGAAAACCACTTAGCGCAAAGAATATCCATACGCCGAGGTGTCCCAGGCCGCTGCCTTCCGCCATTGCCTTGTGATGGATAAAGACCAGCAGGACGGCAAGCGCGCGCAAGCCGTCGAATCCGCGAATTCTTTCGTTCATGGTGCGCTTTATCGATGCGGTGAACGCAGCCGCGTGGGCCGCTCGTAAGCGCCTCATCGTAAAGCGCAAGAAAAAGAAAAAAATCCTTAGCGAATTCTTTGCCGATTTTTCACCGAGCGTTAGCGCGTCCCACCCTGCTCGCAAGAAATATTTGCTAACAAGGCGAATTATTTCTTGCCTAATTTTTTAGCAGATGCTTGTGCCTTATGTGCAGGAATCGTGCAGCCATGGCGCGGCGATGGGGACGCCGCGCTCGAATCGATCGAGAGGATCTTTCATGAAAAATCATGTGCAAGAGCTGACGGGCCTGCGTTGCGTCGCGGTGACGATGGTCGTCATCGGTCATGCGCAGCACATGATCGCCGGCGGCTATAGCGGCTTGCTCGCGCCCTTGCGCCTCATTTCCGATGGGCGCCTCGGCGTGCTTATCTTCTTCGTGCTGAGCGGCTATCTGATCACGGGAATCCTGAATGCCGAGTGGAAGGCATGCGGTTCGATTCGTCTTCTGCCGTTCTATGCCAAGCGCGCGCTAAGAATCTGGCCCGCGTTCTATAGCTATCTCGTGATCGTCGCGCTGATGTCGTTTGCAGGTCTGATCGATATCGACCATCGGCAAGTCGTGGTCGCCGCGCTGCATCTATGGAATTATTCGGGCATCGCGGGCATGAGTTCGCTCAACGCAGCGCATGCGGATGGCGCGTGGTATCTCGGCCATTTCTGGACGCTCGCGCTCGAAGAACAGTTCTACTGGTTCTGGCCGCCGCTGCTGTTTCATATCCTCAAGCGCGGCAATCAGCGCGCGCTCGTCGCGTTGATCGTGCTCGTGCCGCTCGTCAGAATCGCGACTTACTTCGCCGTGCCGAGCCTGCGCGGTCAATTGAACATGATGCTGCATACCGGTATCGATCCGATCCTTGTCGGCTGCTATGTCGCGTTGAACAAAGATGCCCTCAAGGCGCGTGTCGCGGCGCTTCCTTGGGGACCGCTCATTCCCAGCGCGATGGTCCTCCTGCTCATCTTTGGCGTCCCGCCCTTGCAAGCGAAGCTGGGCGGACTCTGGCACGCGACCTATGGCACGACAATCGAATCGGCGATGGTCGGCTTCGTCATCGTCGTGCTCATTTCGCAGAAGGATTTCTGGTTCTCTCGGCTTCTGCGCACGGCGCCGTTCGTGTATGTGGGCACGATTTCCTTCAGCCTTTATCTGTGGCAACAACTCTTCAGCAACGCGCATTCGCCGGTTGCCTATGGCTTTCCGCTCTGCGTGATCGAAGCGCTCGTTGCGGCAAGCCTCAGCTATTACCTGATCGAAACACCGCTCCTGCGTATCAAGGATCGTTTCGGCGCGCGCGGCCGCGTGGCCGACAATGTGCCTTTGCAGGCGGAAGCATCTAAATAGAGAGAAAGGGCTGCGGACACGGGCGTCGCTATAATCGCGGGACGACTCATCGTGCAATCACCTGCAGGCAGACATGTCCCGTGCCCCGGCTCCCTCTTCGCGCGCATCCGACGACTATCACTTCAACGAGCAAGTCGGTCACTTGTTGCGGCGCGCGTATCAGCGTCACGTTGCGATCTTTCAGCAAGCGATTCCCGATTCCCAACTGACCGCCGCGCAATTCGTCACGCTGTGCGCGGTGCGCGATCAGCAGGGCGCGTCGCTCAACGACATCGCGAAGATCACCGCGATCGATCAGGCGACGATACGCGGCGTGGTCGAACGTCTGCAAACGCGCGGGTTGATCACCGTGGCGCGCGATGCCACCGACGGACGCAAGGTCACGGTCACGACCACGCCCGAAGGCGATGCGCTGACCGAGCGTACCGTGCCGTTCGCGCATGACATCACGGAGCAGACTTACGGGCCGCTGAATCCGGCGGAACGTGTCGCGCTGGTTTATTTGCTCAAGAAAATGATCGACGCGCCCGACGTCGTCTGATTTATCGCCGGGCTTTTCTTCAAGCCGGCGCAGACGCGCTCAGCTTGCGCAGCAGCATGAGTGCAGCCACGCGCTCGACTTCGTTCAGATCGCTCATCGTCAATTCGCTCACGCGCTGCGCGGCGGGCGTGGCGCGTTCAACGAGATCGCGGCCCGCGTCGGTCAGTTCGACCGTCGTCTTTCTGCGGTCCGCGAGATTCGTCTTCAGTTCGATCAACGCGCGCCCTCTCAATCGCTCGATGATGCCGCGCACCGTGGCCCCGTCGATGGCGGTCGCCTTGCCGAGATCGCTCATCGACGATGGTCCCATGCGCCGGCTCGCGCTCAACACCGCGAATTGCACGGCGGTGAGTTGCGGATCGCCGATCGTCTGGCTGAATATCGCGAGATGACGCTGATACGCCTTGCGTAACAAATGACCGATTTGCTCGGAGACGTCATACGCTTGCGTAGCCGCTTCGATCGCTTCGATCGGTTCAGGATCGAGCGGCGTCTTCATATAGTTCATTTCTGCCTCATACGTCTTTAATGCCCCGCAGCGCGGATTCGGGCCGTGGCTTGCGCAAGCCCGCTCCATGCGGGTTCGCGAGGCGCAAACTCCGCGCGAATATAGGCGGCGAGTTCCGCGACTTGCCGGTCGTCGAAAGAATCCTTGAAGCCGGGCATATAACCCAGTTCATCGGTGGCGGGCGCGTCGATGCCGTGCAGAATCACATGCAGCAAGTTATCCGGCGATGCATCGCTGACGCTCGTATTGAGCGACAGGAGCGGCCGCACGCCGAAATTGCCGACACCGCCCGTCTGCGCATGACAGACCGCGCAGGCCGCATCGAACGTGCGCCGTCCGTTATCGAGCGCGTGCAGGCGCAGTGCATCGGGCTGAGACGGCGCGCGCGTCTCGACGGCAACGGGCGACAACGACGCGACGTAGTGCGCCATCGCGCGCACGTCTTCGGCGGGCAGCGTCGCGAGATGCGAGACGACCGGCGCCATCGGTCCCGCGGCCACGCCGTGCTCGTGCGAGAAGCCCGTGCGCAGATAGTCGAAGAGTGCCTGCTCGGTCCAACGCACTGGCAACTTCGAATTCGCGACCAGCGACGGCGCCATCCAGCCTTCCGCGCTGCCGCCCGTGAGATAGAGCCGCCCGCCCTTTTCCGCGCCGATCGCGTTGCGCGGCGAGTGGCAAGCGCCGCAATGGCCCGCGCCATCGACCAGATATTTGCCGCGATTCCACAGCGCCGAACGCGTGGCATCGGGCACATACTCGCCCTGCTTCAGATACAGCGCGTTCCATCCCGCGACGAGCCCGCGCTGATTCAACGGAAACGGCAGACGCGTCTGCGGCGGCGTCGATTCGACAGCGGGCTGCGACATCAAATACGCATAGAGCGCGGTCATGTCGGCGTCGCTGATCTTCGCGAACGAGGTGTATGGAAACGCGGGATACAGATGATGACCGTCGCGCGAAATGCCTTGCCGCATCGCGCGATCGAACGCGGCGAACGACCAGTTGCCGATGCCGGTCTTCTCATCGGGCGTGATGTTCGTCGTGTAGACCGTGCCGAATGGCGTCTCCAGCCCGAGGCCGCCCGCGTTGACCGCGCCGCCCGGCGCCGTGTGGCAGACCGCGCAATCGCCGGCGGCGGCGACGTCGCGTCCGCGTGCGATGGTGGCCTGCGACCACGTCGATGCATCGGGCTTTGCAATCGATGCGATCGGTGCGCGCAGCGGCCACGCCGTGCACGCAAGCGCGACGAGTCCGCCCAGACCCGTCGCCGCCATTGCGCCGCGCAGCGTGCGGCGCATGCGTCGCGGCAACGCGTTGCCTGGCGCGCTCGCGCCGTTCAATGCGTCACGCACGCGCTCCGGCGTGAACGGCGGCGCACGGAAGCGCACGCCGGTTGCATCGTAGAGTGCATTGGCGATCGCCGCAGCGGCAGGCGACGTATCGATCGACGGCGCTTCACGCGTGGCCGGCGTGTCTTGAAGCGCAGTCGTTTCGATGCGATGCGCAAGCGGTTGCGCACGCGGCGTCTCATCGTGCGCGGCGTGCGCATCGAGCCGCACGCCGATCAGTTTCGATGCCGCCGCCGCGATACGCGCCGACGACATGCCCGCAATTGCACCGATGCTGCGCCGTCCCTTCGCGCTTCCCGCGACGACGCGCTGTATCGCGACATCGCCGGTTGCGCGGTTCACATCGAGATCGACGATCCATGCGCTGTACGCGTCGTCGCGCTTGTCGAACGCGAAGCCTCGGCCTTGCAGGTTTTTGGCGTTGCCCGCGCGTTTCGCTTTCGTGGTCCACGACGCGCGGTCGGCCAGCGTGTCGATCAGTTCGCGCGCGCCTGCATCGTCTATCGGATCGAGATGCGCGAGGCGATACTGCAGCGGATCGATTGCGCGTGCATCGGCAATTTCATCGATGAAGGATTCGCGCGCGAACGCGTGCGCCGTGTGGGGAATCGTTTCGAAGCCATCGTCCGTGTGCAGCGTTTCATCGCGCACCGCGTAAGGGTTAGGCGTATGTTCGCTCGATGTCTCGTGCATCGAACGGCCCGTGTCGGCGTCGTAGCGCCATGCATTCAGATGCCCGGCTTCGTCGAGCGATGCGCCAAGACTCATGCGCACGTCTTTCGTTTCGCGCGCGCTCATCACGCCGCGCACATGCACCGCGCGTCCGGTGCGATGCAGCAGCATGACCGCCGCAAGCGTCGCCACGAAGGACTCGTCTTCGATATTCGACGTTGCACGTATTGCGAATCGCGTGGCAGGCAAGCCCGACGCATGAGCGAGTTGTGCGCAAAGCTGCTGCGCGTCGGAAGTGGCGCAACGTAGTTCGATCGATGTGCCATCGTCGCGCGCGAGGACGTCGCATGCATGGAGCGCATCGTCGAAAAGCGGCCACGTATAGCGCTTTTCGTGCGGCAAGCGTTCGCGCGACGTCACGATGGCCGATGCCTCCGCGTCCGGTTGCGCGAGCGCCGCAGCGAGCCGCCGCGCCGCATCGAATGCATGCTGCGCTTCATCCGCGACGAACGCGCCCATGCTTCCCGCCGCAATCCACGACACGCCCGCATCCAGCGACATGCGCGCGGCAAGCGTCGCGATATCATCATCGATATCGACGATCACGCATGCAGCAAGCGTGGCTATCTCACACACGCGCAGATCGCTCATATCGTTCATCGCGTGCACGCCCGCATTTCGTCGCGCACATACTTCGCCGCGCGCCGCACCGCCGCGAGTATCTCCAGATGCGTACCGCAGCGGCACAGGTTGAAGCGCAAGGCATCCTTGATCGCATCGTCGTCGGGATCGGGATTGCGGTCGAGCAGCGCCTTCGTGCTCATGATCATGCCGTTCAGGCAATAGCCGCATTGCGCCGCCTGCTCGTCGATGAACGCGCGCTGAATCGGATGCGGCGCGTGGATATCGCCGAGGCCTTCGAGCGTTGTCGTCTCGCGGCCGATGGCGGCGGCCACCGGCACCACGCACGAACGCGTCGCGCCGCCGTTCATCAGCACGGTACACGCGCCGCATTGTCCGAGTCCGCAGCCGTACTTCGGGCCGTTCAACTCGAAGTCGTTGCGCAGCACGTAGAGTAGCGGCGTGCTGCGTTCGGTGACGACGGTGCGCGTGCAGCCGTTGACGGTGAGCGTCACGGCCTGCGCGTTCGATACGGGCTCGGTCATCGGCTATCTTGATTCATGGTGAAGCGCCGCCGAACGAGTGCGACGGCGCGTGACGTCAAGCAGCGACGGCCGTGCTTTCCTTCGCCTTCGGCGCCTTCAGCGGTTCGTTGAACACGTCGTAGGCAAACACCCAGGCCGGATCTTCGTTCGTGCGCAGCCACGTATTGTTGTGCGACACGAGCTGCACTTTCGACGCACGTTCCGCGCGATTCGCCTCGTACAGCGCAAACGCGGAAGCATAATCGTTCGCGCCCGTTTCGCCGAGACAGCGCACGAGCATCGCGGCATCTTCGATCGCCATCGCCGCGCCTTGCGCCATGTGCGGCTTCATCGGATGGCATGCGTCGCCGAGCAACACGAGACGGCCACGGCTCCAGAGCGGCAAAGGATCGCGTTCGAGCAGTGGCCACTTCGTGACTTCGGGCGTCGCGTCGATCAGCTTCTGCACCGACGGATGATAGCCCGCGAACGCCTCGCGCATTTCGTCCCGGCTGCTCGGCGCAACCGACTGCCCTTGCGGCCACTCGGCTTGCGGCACGCCCGTCACGTAGTAGATTTCGTCGCGCTTGCTCGTCACGTAATAGACCATCATGTGACGATCTTCGGACCACCACTTCACGCACAGATCGAACGGATCGGTGCCGAGACGCGACGCCGGAAACACCGCGCGATGTGCAACGTAACCCGTATAACGCGGCGGCTCCGCACCCAGCAAATGTTCGCGGATACGCGAGTTCACGCCATCCGCGCCGATAGCGATATCGGCGGTTTCGACCGTGCCGTCAGTGAACGTGAGGCGCACTTCGTCGCCCGTGTCCTCGATCTGCTTCAGGCACTTGCCGAACGCGATGGTGCCCGGCTCCAGCGCCTGCGTCATCAACTCGTGGAAGTCGCCGCGATGCACCGTCAAATAAGACGCACCGTAGTTCTTCACCGCGAAGTCGCCGAGCGGAATCTGCGCGATCGCCTCGCCGCTCTTCCAGTCGCGGCTGAACCAGTAATCCGGATGCGAACCCATTTCGTTCAGCGCGCCCTCGCAACCGATGCGCCGCATGATCTTCATCACGTTCGGACCCAGATGAATGCCCGCGCCGAGACGCGAGAACGCGGGCGCCTGTTCGTACAAGCGCACCTGATAGCCCGCGCGCTGCATGAGCGCCGCTGCCGCCGTGCCGCCCAGGCCCGCGCCAACGATCGCAATACGAGGTTTTTTCATGATGTGTTCTCCATGTCGGGCGCTCGCCGAGACAGTCGCGTCGCCGAGCCGATTTGAAAAGGTTAATTGAGTGTACACACTGCATTTTTGAGCGTAAAGAATTTTTTGATATTTCTTCCGCGACTGCTGAAAACCCTGATTTAGTGCGTTTATTCACGGGTTTTCCCTGAAGGAGTGCGAGCATGCACCAACAAGAAAGTCATGATCTCGCTTGTTTAATTGCAGTGTGTACACTAGACTTTGCTTGACCGATATCAATCCTGCGTACCTGACATACGGAGTCGAACAGAGATGAGCAAGAGCTTTCGCATCGGCCAGATCGTGCCGAGTTCCAACACGACGATGGAAACCGAGATTCCGGCGATGCTGCTCGCGCGGCAAACCATCCGCCCGGAGCGCTTCACGTTTCATTCGAGCCGCATGCGCATGAAGAAGGTCGTGAAGGAAGAACTCGCCGCAATGGACGCCGAGTCGGACCGCTGCGCCGTCGAACTGTCCGATGCGCGTGTCGATGTGCTCGGCTATGCGTGTCTCGTCGCGATCATGGCAATGGGGCGCGGCTATCACCGCGTGTCGCAGGCGCGTCTCACGAAGCACACCGCCGAGAACGGCGGCGCCGCGCCAGTGATCACGAGCGCGGGCGCGCTGGTCGATGCGCTCAAGGTGATGAAGGCGAAGCGCGTTGTGGTGGTGGCGCCTTATATGAAGCCGTTGACGGAACTGGTTGTCGATTACATCCAGAACGAAGGCTTCGAAGTGATCGACTATCGCGCGCTGGAAATTCCCGACAATCTCGATGTCGCGCGTCACGATCCGCGCAATCTGCCGGGCATCGTGCAATCGATGAAGTATCAGGACGCGGACGTCATCGTGCTCTCGGCCTGCGTGCAGATGCCGTCGTTGCCCGCAGTGCCGAAGGTCGAGGCGCTCACCGGCAAGCCGGTGCTGACCGCGGCCATCGCCACGACTTACGCAATGCTGCGCGAGCTCGATCTCGAACCGGTCGTGCCCGGCGCGGGCGCGCTTCTGTCCGGAGCCTATTGAGCGATGCCATCGACCTATCTTTACGGCGCGAACGTCAATGCGAACGGCATCCGCCAGCACTATTTGCGCTATGGCGGCAACGAAGGCGAACGGGCGAAGCGCGACGCCGTCATCCTGATTCCGGGCATCACGAGCCCGGCGGTGACGTGGGGCTTTGTCGCCGAGACGCTCGGCCGTCAGTTCGATACCTACGTGCTCGATGTGCGCGGCCGCGGTCTCTCCGAAGCATCGACTACGCTCGACTACAGCCTCGACGCGCAAGCCGAAGATGTGCGCGCGCTCGCTCAGGCACTGAAGCTCGAACGCTATGCATTCGTCGGCCACTCGATGGGCGCGCGCATCGCGCTCCGCGCCGCGCGCACGCAGCCGCGCGGCCTCACGCGCGCCGTGCTGATCGACCCGCCGGTGTCCGGTCCGGGCCGCCGTGCGTATCCGTCGAAGCTGCCGTGGTATGTCGATTCGATCGCGCTGGCCACGAAAGGCATCGACGCGGAAGGCATGCGCGCGTTCTGCCCGACGTGGACCGAAGAACAACTGCGTCTGCGCGCGCAATGGCTGCATACGTGCGACGAACGCGCGATCCGCGCGAGCTTCGAAGGCTTTCATACCGACGACATCCACGCCGACCTGCCGAAGCTGCGCGTGCCCGCGCTGCTGATGACGGCAGAACGCGGCGACGTCGTGCGCGAGACAGACGTCGCCGAAATGCAGACGCTCGCGCCGGAACTGCAACACACGCGTGTGCCGAACGCGGGCCACATGATTCCGTGGGACAACGAAGCCGGCTTCTATGCGGCCTTCGGCGATTTCCTCGGCGCGCGGCTGGTTTAAACGAAGGAGCCAACGAACATGGCCATCAGCGATTACGAAATGATCGACGCCTGGAAACGCGTGCTGACGCTCTCGAAGCTTCAGCCCGGCCAGACGGTCACGATACTCACGAGCGCATCGACGCATCCGCAGACGCTATCGACCGCGCTTGTCGCCACGCAGTCGATGGGCGCGGTCGTCAACCGCCTCGATCTGCTGCCGGTGAACGGCGAGAAGGCGCTGTCGCGCGATTCGCTCGCGTATCTCGGCACCACACCGCTCACGGGGAATCACGCGGCCATCGCCGCATTGAAGGCGAGCGATCTCGTGCTCGATCTGATGACGCTGTTGTTCTCGCCGGAGCAGCACGACATTCTGAAGAGCGGCACCAAGATTCTGCTCGCGGTCGAGCCACCCGAAGTGCTCGCGCGCCTCGTGCCGACCGAAGCCGATCGCACGCGCGTGCGCGCCGCCGCGAAGCGTATCGAGGGCGCGCGCCGCGTGAGCGTCAAGTCGAAGTCCGGCACCGATCTCGTGTGTCCGCTCGGCGAGTTTCCGGCGATCTCCGAATACGGTTTCGTCGATGAACCCGGCCGCTGGGATCACTGGCCGAGCGGTTTCGTGCTGACGTTCCCGAACGAAGGCGCGACGCGCGGGCAGATCGTCATCGATCGCGGCGACATTCTGCTGCCGCAAAAACGCTATGTGAACGACCCGATCACGCTGACCGTCGAAAACGGCTACGCGACGCAGATCGAAGGCGGCGTCGATGCGGCCTTGCTGCGCGACTACATGGAATCGTTCAACGATCCCGAAGGTTATGCGATCTCGCACATCGGCTGGGGATTGCAACCGCGCGCGCGCTGGTCGACGCTCGGTCTCTACGACCGCGAAGCGACCATCGGCATGGATGCGCGCGCGTTCGAAGGCAATTTCCTGTTCTCGCTCGGACCGAACAACGAGGCGGGCGGAAGCCGCACCACGACCTGTCATATCGACATTCCGCTGCGCCATTGCGACGTGATGCTCGACGGCGATCCCGTCGTGCTGAACGGCGTCGTGATGGATCGTTAAATACGTGAGGGGCACGCACATGAGCGTTATCGAAAGCCACGCCGAATCGGGCGTGTACAAAAGCCAGGGCTTCGGCACGCCGCTGCCTGTGAAGGGCAACGTGGGCTTGCTGATCGTCGATTTCGTCGTCGGCTTCGCGGACCCGCACACGTTCGGCGGCGGCAATATCGAGCCGGCCATCGCGCGCACGGTGCATCTGCTCGCGGCCGCGCGCCGCCACGGCTGGCCGGTCGCGCACAGCCGCATTGTCTATGCGGACAACGGCAGCGACGACAACATCTTCTCCATCAAGGTGCCCGGCATGGCCACGCTGACGGAAGATCATCCGAACAGCGCGATCGTGCCCGAGCTCACGCCCGCGCGCGGCGAACTCGTCGTGCGCAAGACCGTGCCTTCCGCGTTCTTCGGCACGCAGCTCGCGCCGTGGCTGTCGCAACGCGCGGTGCAGACGCTGTTGGTGGCGGGCGCGGTGACGAGCGGATGCGTGCGCGCCAGTGTCGTCGATGCGATGTCGCATGGCTTTCGTCCGCTCGTCGTGTCCGATTGCGTCGGCGACCGCGCGATTGCGCCGCACGAAGCGAATCTCTTCGACATGGCGCAGAAATACGCGGCGGTCATGCCGCTCGAAGACGCGCTTCATACGCTGGAAAGCGCCGCCGCAGCGGCCCGCTGAACCCGTTTCCCGCAGCACCGGAAGTCCCCGCGCAGGCCGCCCGGGGCGCTTCCGCACGCCTGGCCAAAATAACAATAACTATATGATTTAAAAGCGATTTATTTCGAAAACCATTGCTTTCCGGATTTTGTCTTCGTAACTTATTTTCGTGGCTGAACGCAGGTCGCTACGCACGCTGATTCGCTCGCGGTGGCGCAAACAACGCTTCGATTTTCCAAGGAACACGACATGTCTTCCCCTTCACTCGACACGACGCGCGCCCCGGTGCTGACCGACGCGCAAGCCGAGCGCGCGCTATACCGCAAGCTCACGTGGCGGCTCATACCGTTCTTCTGTCTGTGCTATTTCTCGGCTTATCTGGACCGCGTGAACGTGGGTCTCGCGAAGCTGCAGATGCTCGACGCGCTCAAGTTCAGCGACACCGTCTACGGTCTCGGCGCGGGTTTGTTCTTCGTCGGCTATATCCTCTTCGAAGTGCCGAGCAACCTGATTCTGCAAAAGGTCGGCGCAAAGTTGTGGATCGCGCGGATCATGGTCACGTGGGGCATCCTCTCCGGCCTCACCATGTTCGTCACCACGCCCACGCAGTTCTACGTGCTGCGCTTTCTGCTCGGCGTGGCCGAAGCCGGTTTTCTGCCGGGCGTGCTGCTCTATCTCACGAACTGGTTTCCGGATGCGCGCCGCAGCAAGATCATCGCGCTCTTCATGATGGGGCTGCCGCTGTCGAGTCTGGTCGGCGGGCCGCTGTCGGGCTGGATCGTCACGTTCTTCGACGGCCTGCACGGCTGGCAAGGCTGGCAATGGCTCTTCGGTCTGGAAGCGCTGCCGTCGATCTTTCTCGGCGTGCTCGTGTTCTTCTATCTGCCGAACACGCCCGATACAGCCAAGTTCCTCGACCACGACGAACGCGCGCGCCTCAAGCTCGATCTCGCGGGCGAAGCGCATGGCGGGAAGCGTCATCGGCTGATGGATGCGTTCACCGATCCGAAGGTCTGGGCGCTCGGCCTGATCGACTTGTGCGTGCTGCTCGGCACCTACGCGATCAGCTTCTGGATGCCGACAATGCTGCGCGACTCCGGCGTGCACAGCGCGCTCACCATCGGCATGCTGACCGCGATTCCGAATGCGCTCGCCGTCGTCATGATGCTCGTCACCGGCGCGAGTTCCGACAAGTTCCGCGAACGCCGCTGGCATATCGTCGTGCCGTTCGCCTGCACCGCGTTCGGTCTGATCGCGAGCACGTTCTTCACCGGCAGCACGGCGGCGCTCGTTATCCTCTTGTCGATTGCGAATGCGGGCGTGGCCGCGGCGATGCCGGTTGTGTGGGCGCTGCCGTCCACGTTCCTGACAGGCACCGCGGCCGCCGCGGGCATTGCGTTCGCCTGTTCGATCGCCAATCTCGGCGGCTTCGCGAGCACCTACGTAATCGGCTGGCTGAAGGACTGGACGCACAGCATGAGCGCGGGTCTCATCGTGTTCGGCGTGTGCATGTTCTTCGGCTGCGTGCTCGCACTCGCGATGCCGAAGCACATCGTCAATCGTTGATATGTCCATGCGCCGTGAATTGCTGGCGCGCGACGGACGTCTCGTCGTCGTGCGCCAGCCCGCAGCACCGCCGAAGCCCGCGCCCGGCCAGCCGGGCAGCGCATCGACGTATGTGCAGGATTCGCCCGAGGTGTTCGTCGCCGTGCTCGACGACGAACGCATCCTCGCGTTCAACGGTCACGTCGATCTCGGCACGGGCATCCGCACATCGCTTGCGCAGATCGTCGCGGAAGAACTCGATGTGGCCGCCGAGCGCGTGTGCATGGTGCTCGGCGATTCAAGCGAAACGCCGAATCAAGGCCCGACGATTGCGAGCGCGTCGATTCAGATTTCCGCCGTGCCGTTGCGCGCGGCGGCGGCACAGGCGCGGCATGCGCTGGCCGAACTGGCGGCGGCGCGCTGGCAGGTCGATGCCGCGTCGTTGCGCACGGAAGACGGCTTCGTCATCGCTCGCGACGGCGCGCGGCTTTCCTTCGGCGCCTTGCTGCGCGGCCAGCGCGTCACGCTCACGCTCGATACCGCGACGGCCGTGAAAGACCCGTCGCGCTATCGCGTGGTCGGGACATCGTCGCCGCGCGTCGATTTGCCCGCGAAAGCCACCGGCACGCTCACCTTCGTTCACGACATGCGCGTGCCCGGCATGCTGCACGGACGCGTCGTGCGCCCGCCGTATCACGGGCATGACGGCGGCGCGTTCGTCGGCACTTCGCTGATCGATGTCGATCGCGCGTCCGTCGCGCATCTTCCCGGCGTGCGCGGCGTGGTGGTGATCGGCGATTTCATCGGCGTCGTGGCGGAGCGCGAAGAGCAGGCAATGCGCGCGGCGAAAGCCCTCAAGGTGCGCTGGCGCGATCTTCCCGCGCTGCCCGATCTCTCCGATCCCGCCCGCGCAATCAGCCGCGCGCCCGCGACTCGCAGGCTCTTGCAGGAAAGCGGCGATGTCGATGCCGCATGCAACGCGCCCGGCGTCACGACCTTGCAGCGGCGTTACGAATGGCCGTATCAGATGCACGCGTCGATCGGGCCGTCGTGCGCGCTCGCCGATTATCGTGACGATCGCATCGTCGTATGGTCGGGCACGCAGAATCCGCAGTCGCTACGCCACGATCTCGCGAAACTCGCAGGCCGCAACGAAGCCGATGTCGATATCGTGCGCATGGAAGCCGCGGGCTGCTATGGCCGCAACTGCGCCGACGATGTCGCGGGCGACGCGCTGCTGCTCTCCCGCGCGATGGGCGCGCCGGTGCGCGTGCAGCTATCGCGCGCGGACGAGCATCTGTGGGAACCGAAAGG from Caballeronia insecticola includes these protein-coding regions:
- a CDS encoding FAD-dependent monooxygenase codes for the protein MKKPRIAIVGAGLGGTAAAALMQRAGYQVRLYEQAPAFSRLGAGIHLGPNVMKIMRRIGCEGALNEMGSHPDYWFSRDWKSGEAIAQIPLGDFAVKNYGASYLTVHRGDFHELMTQALEPGTIAFGKCLKQIEDTGDEVRLTFTDGTVETADIAIGADGVNSRIREHLLGAEPPRYTGYVAHRAVFPASRLGTDPFDLCVKWWSEDRHMMVYYVTSKRDEIYYVTGVPQAEWPQGQSVAPSSRDEMREAFAGYHPSVQKLIDATPEVTKWPLLERDPLPLWSRGRLVLLGDACHPMKPHMAQGAAMAIEDAAMLVRCLGETGANDYASAFALYEANRAERASKVQLVSHNNTWLRTNEDPAWVFAYDVFNEPLKAPKAKESTAVAA
- a CDS encoding maleate cis-trans isomerase family protein, coding for MSKSFRIGQIVPSSNTTMETEIPAMLLARQTIRPERFTFHSSRMRMKKVVKEELAAMDAESDRCAVELSDARVDVLGYACLVAIMAMGRGYHRVSQARLTKHTAENGGAAPVITSAGALVDALKVMKAKRVVVVAPYMKPLTELVVDYIQNEGFEVIDYRALEIPDNLDVARHDPRNLPGIVQSMKYQDADVIVLSACVQMPSLPAVPKVEALTGKPVLTAAIATTYAMLRELDLEPVVPGAGALLSGAY
- a CDS encoding alpha/beta fold hydrolase; this translates as MPSTYLYGANVNANGIRQHYLRYGGNEGERAKRDAVILIPGITSPAVTWGFVAETLGRQFDTYVLDVRGRGLSEASTTLDYSLDAQAEDVRALAQALKLERYAFVGHSMGARIALRAARTQPRGLTRAVLIDPPVSGPGRRAYPSKLPWYVDSIALATKGIDAEGMRAFCPTWTEEQLRLRAQWLHTCDERAIRASFEGFHTDDIHADLPKLRVPALLMTAERGDVVRETDVAEMQTLAPELQHTRVPNAGHMIPWDNEAGFYAAFGDFLGARLV
- a CDS encoding M29 family metallopeptidase, which translates into the protein MAISDYEMIDAWKRVLTLSKLQPGQTVTILTSASTHPQTLSTALVATQSMGAVVNRLDLLPVNGEKALSRDSLAYLGTTPLTGNHAAIAALKASDLVLDLMTLLFSPEQHDILKSGTKILLAVEPPEVLARLVPTEADRTRVRAAAKRIEGARRVSVKSKSGTDLVCPLGEFPAISEYGFVDEPGRWDHWPSGFVLTFPNEGATRGQIVIDRGDILLPQKRYVNDPITLTVENGYATQIEGGVDAALLRDYMESFNDPEGYAISHIGWGLQPRARWSTLGLYDREATIGMDARAFEGNFLFSLGPNNEAGGSRTTTCHIDIPLRHCDVMLDGDPVVLNGVVMDR
- a CDS encoding isochorismatase family protein, which codes for MSVIESHAESGVYKSQGFGTPLPVKGNVGLLIVDFVVGFADPHTFGGGNIEPAIARTVHLLAAARRHGWPVAHSRIVYADNGSDDNIFSIKVPGMATLTEDHPNSAIVPELTPARGELVVRKTVPSAFFGTQLAPWLSQRAVQTLLVAGAVTSGCVRASVVDAMSHGFRPLVVSDCVGDRAIAPHEANLFDMAQKYAAVMPLEDALHTLESAAAAAR
- a CDS encoding MFS transporter — translated: MSSPSLDTTRAPVLTDAQAERALYRKLTWRLIPFFCLCYFSAYLDRVNVGLAKLQMLDALKFSDTVYGLGAGLFFVGYILFEVPSNLILQKVGAKLWIARIMVTWGILSGLTMFVTTPTQFYVLRFLLGVAEAGFLPGVLLYLTNWFPDARRSKIIALFMMGLPLSSLVGGPLSGWIVTFFDGLHGWQGWQWLFGLEALPSIFLGVLVFFYLPNTPDTAKFLDHDERARLKLDLAGEAHGGKRHRLMDAFTDPKVWALGLIDLCVLLGTYAISFWMPTMLRDSGVHSALTIGMLTAIPNALAVVMMLVTGASSDKFRERRWHIVVPFACTAFGLIASTFFTGSTAALVILLSIANAGVAAAMPVVWALPSTFLTGTAAAAGIAFACSIANLGGFASTYVIGWLKDWTHSMSAGLIVFGVCMFFGCVLALAMPKHIVNR